One Pectobacterium polaris DNA window includes the following coding sequences:
- a CDS encoding cytochrome c-type biogenesis protein, with protein sequence MRVLSFLGALLLSFSVLATSEVLRFDNDTQEQQFRELTMQLRCPKCQNNSIADSNSMIASDMRQKVYELMQQGQTKEQVVDYMVDRYGYFVTYEPPITPFTILLWLLPALFLALGAGMIIRRARRIRSVKEPMSEQDKKRLQMLLGREEKSE encoded by the coding sequence ATGAGAGTGCTGAGTTTCCTTGGTGCGCTGCTGCTGTCGTTCAGCGTGCTGGCGACCTCCGAAGTATTGCGTTTTGACAACGACACGCAGGAGCAACAGTTTCGTGAATTAACCATGCAACTGCGCTGCCCGAAATGCCAGAACAACAGCATCGCTGATTCCAATTCGATGATTGCTTCGGATATGCGGCAGAAAGTGTATGAGCTGATGCAGCAGGGACAAACGAAAGAGCAGGTTGTCGATTATATGGTGGATCGTTACGGCTATTTTGTGACGTATGAACCGCCGATCACGCCTTTTACTATCCTGCTGTGGCTGCTGCCTGCGCTATTTTTGGCGTTGGGCGCAGGGATGATTATCCGGCGTGCACGCCGCATCAGAAGTGTCAAAGAACCCATGAGTGAACAGGATAAAAAGCGCTTGCAGATGTTGTTGGGACGTGAGGAGAAATCGGAATGA
- the ccmI gene encoding c-type cytochrome biogenesis protein CcmI, protein MMLLTTVIVLSLIALSAMLLAPWSSRGEYDRDAINQALYRDRLRELNGDVANEQERAQLVEELQHTLLQDIPVGAKAQQRPLNRWVLLPGMLLLVIVSLGVFWKTSAVNRVQELQQVVALTPDLMKRALDPDAEPLTIEEVARLGLGLRSQLETQPDNVQDWWMLGRIAGLLNNYDMSVQAFAKAFQLDPKNTDLALDYADLLSRSTDPRDSQRGGDMLRELMNSGSTNVRVLSLLAFNAYEAQRYQDAIEAWQMMLKLLPQNDTRRAVIERSVVQAKASLSVQATTGK, encoded by the coding sequence ATGATGTTACTGACAACCGTCATTGTGCTATCGCTGATTGCGCTTTCCGCGATGCTGCTTGCGCCGTGGTCGTCACGGGGCGAATACGATCGCGATGCGATCAATCAGGCGCTGTATCGCGACCGTCTGCGTGAGCTTAATGGGGATGTTGCCAATGAGCAGGAACGTGCTCAACTGGTTGAAGAGCTTCAGCATACGCTGTTGCAGGATATTCCCGTCGGCGCGAAGGCACAACAGCGTCCGCTAAACCGCTGGGTTTTGCTGCCGGGCATGCTGCTGCTGGTTATCGTCAGCCTCGGCGTGTTCTGGAAAACCTCGGCGGTTAATCGCGTGCAGGAATTGCAGCAGGTTGTGGCATTAACGCCGGATCTGATGAAGCGAGCGCTGGACCCTGACGCTGAACCGCTGACCATTGAAGAGGTCGCACGTCTCGGCCTGGGATTGCGTAGCCAGCTAGAAACGCAGCCAGACAATGTACAAGACTGGTGGATGCTGGGGCGCATTGCGGGCTTGCTGAATAACTACGACATGTCCGTGCAGGCGTTTGCCAAGGCATTCCAGCTCGATCCGAAAAATACGGATCTGGCGCTGGATTATGCCGATCTGCTGTCTCGATCCACCGATCCGCGTGATAGCCAGCGCGGTGGTGACATGCTGCGTGAACTGATGAATTCCGGCTCGACCAATGTGCGCGTGCTGAGCCTGCTGGCTTTCAATGCCTATGAAGCCCAGCGCTATCAGGACGCGATTGAGGCCTGGCAAATGATGCTGAAACTGCTACCGCAAAACGACACGCGCCGCGCGGTCATCGAGCGCAGCGTGGTGCAGGCGAAAGCGTCACTGTCGGTGCAGGCGACTACTGGGAAGTAA